Part of the Syntrophorhabdaceae bacterium genome, TTTCTTTGAGAAGCGTGATCTCTCCTTTCAGAATCAAATCCCTCACTCTCGGACTGTCGAGGAGTATCTCGATGGCGGCCACCCTTTTTCCCTCCATGGTGGGGATGAGCCTCTGGGAAAGAATCGCCCTCACGTTGAGGGAGAGCTGCAGATATATCTGGAGATGTCGCTCAATGGGAAAGAAATTGAGTATTCTTTCGAAAGCCTGATTGGCATTATTCGCGTGGAGCGTGGCAAGGCAAAGGTGACCCGTTTCCGCGAAGGTGATGGCATGTTCCATGGTTTCGGCATCTCTGATTTCACCGATGAGAATCACGTCGGG contains:
- a CDS encoding ATPase, T2SS/T4P/T4SS family → PDVILIGEIRDAETMEHAITFAETGHLCLATLHANNANQAFERILNFFPIERHLQIYLQLSLNVRAILSQRLIPTMEGKRVAAIEILLDSPRVRDLILKGEITLLKETMAASYFDGMQTFDQHIFDLYQAGLIDYDNTIAYADSPNDIRLRIKMAELKKDEVDKKEPAFKLKSEK